Below is a genomic region from Scheffersomyces stipitis CBS 6054 chromosome 8, complete sequence.
CCGCTCAAAACGGGTGTGCTTACGAAGAATCGGAGCCGAAGTGCTAGTCGTTGGAGTTCCAGGTACTGGTGGCTCTGAAGGGTTCATATTAGGCGATACTACACAGGATGAGTCCAGATGCTTTCCATttgccaattcttcatcgtcCATGGTGAAGATGCTGTCATCATTATTAGTGGTTGTGTTTTGTAATTGTGGTTGGAATACTTCCTGTAAGACTTGAACCTGCAAATCAGTATTTACGGAAGTGGATCCGAGATTGTTGCTGGCTCTAGTGTGAAAATGGGAAGAGGTGACCGAAGAAGAGGCTGAATTCTCCCCAGGAAGCAAGCTGTTATGGATACTATTATGAATGCTGTTGTGGAAACTGTTGTGGAAGCTTCCAGCGGTTCCATCCAAGTACATATCGGCTACGGGAGATGGCAACGAACTGGAATACTTTTTCCAGAGCGAGTCGGGAATTATATGCTTATTATCGTCCAACACCACTTCTGGAGGGAattcgtcttcctcttcagaAGCTATTAGATGGCTCCTATTGTTACTATTTCCATTACTCATATTGTATTTGCCAGCTTCCAGTAATCGATTACTAGAACACTTTCTCGATCTAGAAAGTCCGCAATCCTTTCCATGGTTCATATGATCACTTTGGATATCAGTAGACGAGTTTTCAGTAATCATGCTGGAGTATCGAACATTCAAGACGCCAATGTATTTCGGcatgaagttcaacaactctggGTGTCGCAACTCGATCGTCTCGTAGAACAAGTTTTCACGATTGACCAAAGCTTTGCAGACTGCTCTTTTGGAAAAGCTGAAAATGGCAGTATGACCGCCCACTTTGTTCTTAAATGGACGCAATTCTACTGCCAACGGGAACAATTCATTCTGTTCGCTGTTGGGGACCTGAGTCTCACgtggatgaagaagattggGATCTGCAATATCCGTTTCCAGCTTGGGCTTCATATCTTCCAATGCTGGCGATGACGATTTCGACAAGCTGATCAACGTCTTCTCAATCTCTACAAGTTTGCTCTTTTCCGTCGACTCGCTCACGTTCATGATTTTGGTTATGTTGCCGTTGGAAGAATGGTCAAATTCCAAGTTGGCGGTGAGATGCTGAGTTTGAGCTATGATGGCCGTGGGAGAAATAACTGTGGGAGCATGATGACGTCCGTCCCTATGCTCATGATGCTGGTGCAGTGAAGGCGTTTCTGCGATGGGGTCGGCAGGCGTATGAGGGAAATAGGTCGCTGATGAAACAGGCTCCAAATCGATAGATTTCTGGAGTTCTGGCTGTGATGAATGATCTACTGATGTTAGTGCTGCGTTCACTACTGCTACTGCATTATTGGACGTCGATGTGGGCAAGGATGTAGAGTTCGATTGGTCGAGACTTTCGAATTGAAGATCATTTCTGAGATCGTTGAGTTCGTTTCtgagttcttcttcagtgTTGATGATACTGTTcgtagaagaagtcatGGTTACAGAAGAGCCGGCAGTGGCTAAACTCGATTGTTTCGACAACGCTGTCGATGCCGCAAGCTTGCCTTTGACATCTTCGGCTGTTCCCCGAAAGATCCTGAGCGAACGAGCCGCTTTTCGACCCGTAATGGATGAAGAGGGTAATGCCAGAGTGACCTCTGTAGATCCCTGAGAATGCGTGCTACCATGACTACCACGATTTCCGGTTATGGTTGGCGACAGTTCCAACGAGGCTTCCGCTAGATGGGCTGCGAGCAGCATCGTGGTATCGGTGAATGTTTTTTCCATTCTGTGctttttgatattgttgacCGATACAAAAGACTAGATTAGTGGGACATACAACATGAAGGATTGTATAAGTGGTTATGAGGGAGATactgttattgttgatagGGTTACAGTGACGAAACGGCAACGATTTGGCAATGTTATATCACGATTTGTCGCTACAGTCACGCTATAGTAAGGTATGTTGATATAGTTATGCAACTATGTTTATGTGACTATTGTGATATgaatctttcaacttcttctctataaTGGTTACGAAGAAGTGCACGAGATCCACTGTCAAAGACGTAATTGGGAGGTTTTGGCCACAAAAAGAGACACACAAGCTGCTCTCGCTGTATATGATAGGCTAACGCAGTCTGAAAGGAACGTAGCTAAAAATGCGTGCAATACTGGGCTCTATCGCTCGATATGGTTTGCTAATTTGGCAAAAGAACCAGGTGTTTCTAGTTTTTTTCAAGTAGCTCTGCGGTGCGGATGTTGTGTTTTTATTTAATGTGAATTCTCCAACAGCGGTCCTGTGTACAGCGAAAGTAGATAAGCTTCTCCATCCATGGAGCTCAAGAACTAGTTTGAAGTTGCAATAAAAACAAACGAATAGCAAGTCGAGCGAGTTGGGACCAACGAGTCCAGGCTGAGCGCTACCGGGGCACGTTTGCTTTCcccaacaagaagaagctccACAACAATCACAAACACAATGTGACAAAGGACGCACTCACCAGAGCCACGCATCCTCCATCTCATTTCTCCGACCAGCTCACCGGTGATACCCCGTGCATCTTTAGTTGTCATATACTGCAACAATCCCAGGGCGCAGGCCCCAAGCGTTTCACTGATTAGCTGGCTGTATACAGAGGCGATGTTGACCGTTCTGGCAAAGTCAACGTGGTGAACCCTGGGGAAATGAGATGGAACAGCTGTCACGTGTATGGAACAGCGATGGCTAACACGGGGATGGTCATGTGACAGGCTGTTCCTAAACATACGGCATATAATGTTCATGTACGGCGATAAGTAGGGACAGGCATTTATGCTTGGGTTATCGAAGTCACGGCTTGGTCAAATTGAAACATTGCCAATACGGCAGTTTCTACAAGCTTCTAAAGAGATGTGATGATCATTGGGTACTACTTGCTGTGCAAGCAATTTCAGAAGTGGCGATCCGGTTTATACTTCAACAtattgggtgcaaaattacAAAATATTGTAATAAAGAGGCTGTTGTCTTGATCCCATTTCAAGATAACAGGATAgttttctcttctggaCTATGGCCTAAGTGCTATTGCTCATATACTATAAGACTCCGAGTAACGGAGATGAAATGACTACTTTGCACAAGGAAGATgtagaattgaagagaTGTTTTAGtgtttctgatttctttgTGTGTTCACcgcttctttcttcctgGTAGGATCAACTGAACAATCGATAGAGCACCAACCATTCTCAAATGGTGGAGTAAACTAGTTTAACAAGTGCTGAGCAGAGTGAGTTTCAGTGTATACTGCTTCGATAGCTTTATATTTTTAACACGCACGTTTTCAACTTAGAGTTGCTTCAAGGAAGTAGTTATTCATGCGATTAAGCAGTTAGAAAATTAGTCTGCCTTTGAGGAATACAAGTCTTTAAGTTCTAGTCTGTGTATCCAATCACTATACTATGCTTATGCAATGCGAGAGTTAATATTGGATCTGCGAAACAAGCAGCTTCTCTCTATCTACAGCTATCTACAACCTGCTTCACGCTTTCATATCTGCTTATCTTACTTACCAGTTTGAATCTACACAACCTTCACCACGCTTCGGGGCCAATGTGTATTTGCTCGTGCATGTATTTTGCTGCGAAAATCTTTTattttctgaaatttgTGAAAGATCTGGTTTGACTTGTGTGCAGAAACAAATCTTGATCCCAAATGTCACTCTCAGCACTATTCTTTGCAAACTGTTTCCCTCAAGCAAAGATTTCACTTTCCAGCAGTGCTAAACCTCTTCTACTGTAGTGTTCGAGGTGTCCTTGGAATGCCAAGTCGAACCATCCAGGATCTCATCGCTTCATTCTCCTACCTGTATGATGATGTGGTAGCTGAGAATGAGGAGTGCCAAGAGCCAAACAAATTTCAGTAAAAGCAAACGGTATGGGCCATTTGCACCCAGAGCGTATCCAGCCACATTTCTTTAACACTAGCTGACACCCACCAAAATTGTCATTTCCAGAATATACGTGCCCAAGAACGTGCAGAGGTCCAGCACGGATAGTATGCAGCCTCTCCATTTGATTTCTCTCGGTAGACAGCTTTGTTCTCTCCCAAAATAGTGCAGCTTGACACAAAAAAATTTTGTGGCCAAAGATTAACACAAAAGCCTGGTTTCACAGCTGATATAAGAAATTACGATAGCCCCTGGAATTACTGTTCGACTCCGATCTTTGCTGAGTGAAAGCTGCCGTTGTCGTTGTATATGCTCTGTAGGTATGGTTGCCATGGCCGCAATAACCTCCTACTGGAGACTCCATGTGGTGGTATTCCTTCTTCTCATTCCCTTTTACGCACTGAAATATGTACGCTTTTCACTTGTACCACTAGATAAGGGAAGATACGGTTTAAGTTTGGAGATTCAAACACGTAAAGGTCGCCAGGAGACCGGAGATTCCAAGGTATTTGAAGCTTTTAATGGCGCTGGTGTCGCTTCCGCTATCGACGAATATGGCGAAAACTCTACTACTGACGTTATTGGCACCGTGGAGAAAACTGTTCTTGATTCTGGATATTCAGACGATGCCGGAAATGGTAAACAGCAAACAGCGGCCTATGACATTTTCCACTGGAACTGGACTTCACCAGAGCCTCTAGAATCGCTAAAAGACTTTCTCCGGAGTACTTCTTTGGTGCATaaagtttcttctgaagtacCATCTCAGATGGTACAGATTCATAAAACCTCGTCAAAAGATTTCCACAATGGACAAAGAGAAAGGGCCacatttttgattctttgTCGAGATGAAGACGTCTATGAACTTCTAGAAACGGTTCAAAATCTCGAGGACAGATTCAACAGCAAATACAATTATGACTATACATTTTTGAACAATGTGCCTTTCTCCAAAGATTTCATATACTTGTTAGCCTCGCATATCCCCCTGGGCACCCTCAACTTTGGCTCTGTGGCCGAAAGTCACTGGCAATATCCGTCTTTCATAAACCAGACCCAGGCTCAAATCGTGCGACAGAATTCAGCCCATTTTCCATATGGTGATTCAGAAAGCTACCGACACATGTGTCGCTATTTTAGCGGGTTCTTCTACAAGCATCCGTTCCTacaacaataccaatacTACTGGCGTGTAGAGCCTGGTGTAAAGTTTTACTGTGATGTCAACTACGACgtgttcaagttcatgaacTCTCACGGGAGGAAATATGGATTCGTTCTTTCATTGTTTGACTACAGAGACACCTTGCCAACATTGTGGGATCATGTCAAGGACTTCATGGTAGAGAAAGGCATCACAAATCCTCCTTTAATCGATTTGGTAAAGAACAATAACGTTTATGAATCCTATAATCTCTGCCATTTCTGGTCCAACTTCGAGATTGCCGATTTGTCCATATTTCGCAAtgaagaatacgaagaaTTGTTCCAGTATCTTGACGGAAAGGGTGGGTTCTACTACGAGCGATGGGGCGACGCTCCGATCCATACCATGGCAATGTCGTTGTTTCTCCAGAAACACGATCTTCATTGGTTTAATGACATAGGCTACTACCATGCACCGTACCTCCAGTGTCCACAGGAGTCAGCTACGTTTCTCAAGAACAGATGCAGCTGCAATCCCGACGATGACTTCTCGTACGACGATTTGAGTTGCACCAGTCATTTTCTCGACATCATGGGTAATGCCTAAAATGTCGGGTAAGATGGTGAGGAAGGATAAGGTAAAATGGCAGATAATAATGACAGAATAATGAATAAGGCTAGATATGACTGCAGAGTAATTAGAATAATAGACATTAATGCACCATTATGCAGAAAGAAGGGAAAAGTAGCACTAAGTGGAAACAATGAGAAACAAGGGAAGAGCTTCACCTTTGTTTATAGAAGCTGGAATATCTAGAATACCATAAATACTGCTaatattgaagttcatACGAGAGTCTAGCAAGCTaattgctgcgaaaaaaaaatcgAAAGTGATCGGAACCGAGCTTAAAGGATCAGCTAACTTGGGCTAAGGGGGGAAAAAATATGAAACGGGGCAGATAGAAGCGTCAAGCCAGACAATGGGAACAATGGACACAAAGAGGAGGAAGGGTCTGGCGACCACAAAGATTAACGTCAGAAACGTAATGTCAGAAACTTACGTAGGCAAGGGACCAGAAAGCTGTCGCCGATCTACAAATGGGAATTAGATAACGGCTAGTGGCTCCAAGTAGTAGATTTTGCTAGTGGGAGCTGGTGAGACTTCGTGGGAGGTGGTAGCGAGAGTGCGATTATCAGCCCCCTAACGGTCCGCTGGCAAAA
It encodes:
- a CDS encoding predicted protein; protein product: MTSSTNSIINTEEELRNELNDLRNDLQFESLDQSNSTSLPTSTSNNAVAVVNAALTSVDHSSQ
- the KTR3 gene encoding mannosyltransferase (mannosyltransferase involved in O- and N-linked glycosylation (MNT3)~go_component membrane~go_function glycolipid 2-alpha-mannosyltransferase activity~go_process protein amino acid glycosylation~go_component membrane~go_function glycolipid 2-alpha-mannosyltransferase activity~go_process protein amino acid glycosylation), producing the protein MAAITSYWRLHVVVFLLLIPFYASKYETGDSKKTVLDSGYSDDAGNERATFLILCRDEDVYELLETVQNLEDRFNSKYNYDYTFLNNVPFSKDFIYLLASHIPSGTLNFGSVAESHWQYPSFINQTQAQIVRQNSAHFPYGDSESYRHMCRYFSGFFYKHPFLQQYQYYWRVEPGVKFYCDVNYDVFKFMNSHGRKYGFVLSLFDYRDTLPTLWDHVKDFMVEKGITNPPLIDLVKNNNVYESYNLCHFWSNFEIADLSIFRNEEYEELFQYLDGKGGFYYERWGDAPIHTMAMSLFLQKHDLHWFNDIGYYHAPYLQCPQESATFLKNRCSCNPDDDFSYDDLSCTSHFLDIMGNA